One window of Alistipes sp. ZOR0009 genomic DNA carries:
- a CDS encoding PhzF family phenazine biosynthesis protein, producing the protein MQVYTLQAFAKNSKGGNPAGVVLVADSLTDAEMQRIAHQVGMSETAFVSSSKVADYKVRFFTPMKEVDLCGHATIATFYLMRFINIIKKGTYTQETKAGVLRIDVDMYSVAMEQPSPIFAETIDKKAIAKSLNIAESEIRDDLPIQIVSTGLRDILVPIKTLEGLQAIKPNFDKVRKLSEKYNTAGYHLFTLETLKAEATAHCRNLAPLLGVNEEAATGSASGALGCYLLHHGVIPSPSKLRFEQGHCMNAPSEILVEVKQDEQGKISVMVGGIAENVEVIHL; encoded by the coding sequence ATGCAAGTATACACGCTTCAAGCATTTGCCAAAAACTCCAAGGGCGGCAATCCGGCCGGAGTCGTTTTGGTAGCCGACAGCCTTACCGATGCGGAAATGCAGCGCATAGCCCACCAGGTGGGCATGTCAGAAACGGCATTTGTATCGAGCTCGAAGGTGGCCGACTACAAGGTGCGGTTTTTTACGCCCATGAAGGAGGTAGACCTGTGCGGGCACGCCACCATCGCCACCTTCTACCTGATGCGGTTCATCAACATCATCAAAAAGGGCACCTACACCCAGGAGACCAAGGCGGGGGTGCTGCGCATCGACGTGGACATGTACAGCGTGGCCATGGAGCAGCCCAGCCCCATCTTTGCCGAAACCATAGACAAGAAAGCCATTGCCAAGTCGCTGAACATCGCCGAGAGCGAGATTCGGGACGACCTGCCCATCCAGATCGTATCAACCGGGCTACGCGACATTCTGGTGCCGATTAAGACGCTGGAGGGGCTGCAGGCCATTAAGCCCAACTTCGACAAGGTGCGCAAGCTCTCGGAGAAGTACAACACGGCGGGCTACCACCTCTTTACCCTCGAGACGCTAAAGGCCGAGGCCACGGCGCACTGCCGCAACCTGGCGCCGCTTTTGGGCGTTAACGAGGAGGCGGCCACGGGGTCGGCTTCGGGAGCGCTGGGATGCTACCTGCTGCACCACGGGGTTATCCCCTCGCCCAGCAAGCTGCGGTTCGAGCAGGGCCACTGCATGAACGCCCCCTCCGAAATACTCGTAGAGGTAAAGCAGGACGAGCAGGGTAAGATCAGCGTCATGGTGGGAGGCATCGCCGAAAACGTAGAGGTTATCCACCTGTAG
- a CDS encoding zinc-binding dehydrogenase, producing MKTGCKYGTHRVIEPTGTLPQPAYKVDSTMSIYDNELLIDVKTLNIDSASFTQIKKACKGDVEQMEEMILSIVEERGKMQNPVTGSGGMLIGTVKEIGPNFPDKSLKIGDRIATLVSLSLTPLKIERITNINFDNDQVDVNAQAILFESGIYAVLPDDIPEKLALAVLDVAGAPAQTERLVKWGDTVCIIGGGGKSGVLCSYQAMKNAGPTGKVIVVEYSKENAQRIRDLHLATHVIVADATNVMDVYNKVMEITGDKGCDVTINNVNVPSTEMTSILITKDNGVVYFFSMATSFSKAALGAEGVGKDINLIVGNGYAKGHAELSLNIIRESETIRELFSKLYV from the coding sequence ATGAAGACTGGATGTAAATACGGTACCCACCGGGTTATTGAACCAACAGGCACGTTACCACAACCTGCCTACAAGGTAGATAGCACCATGAGTATCTATGACAACGAGCTGCTTATCGATGTAAAAACATTGAACATCGATTCTGCCAGCTTTACTCAAATAAAGAAGGCCTGCAAGGGCGATGTTGAGCAGATGGAGGAGATGATTCTTTCGATAGTGGAAGAACGCGGGAAGATGCAAAACCCTGTTACAGGTTCTGGAGGTATGCTCATAGGAACCGTTAAAGAGATAGGACCTAACTTCCCCGACAAATCCTTAAAAATTGGTGACCGCATTGCAACGCTAGTATCGCTATCGCTTACACCACTAAAAATTGAGCGCATCACCAACATCAACTTCGATAACGATCAGGTTGACGTTAACGCTCAGGCCATACTTTTCGAAAGCGGAATATACGCTGTACTACCAGATGATATACCCGAAAAGTTGGCATTGGCAGTACTCGACGTGGCTGGTGCTCCAGCACAAACCGAGCGCCTGGTAAAATGGGGAGATACCGTTTGCATCATTGGCGGTGGCGGAAAGTCGGGAGTACTTTGCAGCTACCAGGCCATGAAAAATGCAGGCCCAACAGGCAAAGTAATAGTTGTTGAATATTCGAAAGAAAATGCGCAGCGCATCCGCGACCTGCACCTGGCAACGCACGTTATTGTTGCCGATGCCACCAACGTAATGGACGTTTACAATAAGGTAATGGAAATTACAGGTGATAAAGGATGCGATGTTACCATAAACAACGTAAACGTGCCTTCGACAGAAATGACCTCCATCCTCATCACAAAGGACAACGGGGTAGTTTACTTCTTCTCGATGGCCACCTCCTTCTCTAAAGCAGCACTTGGTGCCGAAGGAGTAGGTAAAGATATTAACCTAATTGTAGGAAACGGCTACGCAAAAGGCCATGCCGAGCTATCTCTTAACATTATTAGAGAGTCGGAAACAATTAGAGAATTATTCAGCAAGCTTTATGTTTAA
- a CDS encoding hotdog domain-containing protein — protein MEKAIIRVRMSSHDAHYGGNLVDGAKMLQLFGDVATELLIRHDGDEGLFKAYDMVEFIAPVYAGDYIEAVGEITQIGNTSRKMTFEARKVIIPRTDISESAADLLAEPIVVCRASGTCVVPKDCQRK, from the coding sequence ATGGAAAAAGCAATAATAAGAGTGCGCATGAGCTCGCACGACGCCCACTACGGCGGCAATTTAGTTGATGGAGCAAAGATGCTTCAGCTTTTTGGTGATGTTGCAACGGAGCTGCTTATCCGCCACGATGGCGACGAGGGCCTCTTTAAAGCTTACGACATGGTGGAGTTTATTGCCCCTGTTTATGCTGGCGACTACATCGAGGCCGTAGGCGAGATTACCCAAATAGGCAACACCTCGCGCAAGATGACCTTCGAAGCCCGCAAGGTAATCATTCCACGTACCGACATTTCTGAATCTGCCGCCGACCTACTAGCCGAGCCTATCGTAGTATGCCGCGCCAGCGGAACCTGTGTTGTGCCAAAAGATTGTCAACGCAAATAA
- a CDS encoding MutS-related protein, with product MQLKSIIDEVSGLRFMVDQLDIQSGVGRRMLLASEFLTSKEAIVNALNQLSCIFEIAADISKSEAICKIQAKLVQLRDIKGSIKNLERGLSLDDIELFEVKHFAIVNEEVRLLCESIEIPSTSIRPLNMVIELLDPEGNRVPSFYVYDSYSKELSALRKQIKQTNDDQKLLELYDAANAIEDSVRENLSKELKSYSSLLNASLDALGNLDILIAKAKQAKQHELVCPTITDTDTCYEGLFNPQVKTILANIGRQYQPVDISLNNGITLISGANMAGKTVLLKTLALSQYLCQFGFFVPAQKATLTVISKVITSIGDDQSELKGLSAYGAEILKVNQIVTTAKSDKHILVLVDELARTTNPTEGKAIVTATTNLLNDLGIRGIITTHYSGIQSNCRKLRVKGFAQNVTEAVTLHNITDFIDYSLIDDTTGIAPQEALRIAALLGVDSELLERAKAEVQKGS from the coding sequence ATGCAACTAAAAAGTATCATTGACGAAGTAAGCGGGCTCCGCTTCATGGTAGACCAACTTGACATACAGTCAGGCGTTGGTAGACGGATGCTGCTTGCCTCCGAATTTTTAACATCGAAAGAAGCCATTGTAAATGCGCTTAACCAGCTAAGCTGCATTTTCGAAATAGCCGCAGACATATCTAAAAGTGAGGCCATTTGCAAAATTCAAGCAAAGTTAGTTCAGCTCCGAGATATCAAAGGCTCGATAAAAAATCTAGAACGAGGACTATCGCTAGACGATATCGAGCTATTTGAAGTAAAACACTTCGCCATCGTAAACGAAGAAGTTCGCCTTTTATGTGAAAGCATTGAAATACCTTCAACCTCCATTCGGCCACTTAATATGGTGATCGAGCTACTTGATCCAGAAGGTAATCGAGTGCCCTCCTTTTATGTTTACGACAGCTACTCGAAAGAGCTATCTGCCCTAAGGAAGCAGATAAAGCAGACGAATGACGACCAAAAACTTTTGGAGCTATACGATGCGGCTAATGCCATTGAAGATAGCGTACGAGAGAACCTTTCGAAGGAGCTGAAGAGCTACAGCAGTTTGCTTAATGCGTCGTTGGATGCTCTTGGAAATCTTGATATTTTGATAGCCAAGGCGAAACAAGCAAAGCAGCACGAGCTAGTTTGCCCCACAATAACCGATACAGATACCTGCTACGAAGGACTTTTTAATCCTCAGGTTAAAACAATACTCGCCAATATAGGACGACAATATCAGCCCGTAGACATAAGCCTAAACAACGGAATAACCCTAATTAGCGGTGCCAACATGGCCGGAAAAACCGTGCTGCTAAAGACCTTGGCCCTAAGCCAATATCTTTGTCAGTTTGGCTTTTTTGTTCCAGCCCAAAAGGCAACTCTTACCGTCATAAGCAAGGTTATTACAAGCATTGGCGACGACCAATCGGAGCTAAAAGGACTATCAGCCTATGGCGCTGAGATCCTAAAGGTGAATCAAATTGTTACAACTGCAAAGTCTGACAAGCACATCCTCGTTTTAGTAGACGAGCTGGCAAGAACAACAAACCCCACCGAGGGCAAGGCAATTGTTACGGCTACCACCAATCTGCTAAACGATTTGGGTATTCGAGGAATTATCACCACCCACTACAGCGGCATACAAAGCAACTGCCGAAAGCTGAGGGTTAAAGGATTTGCCCAAAATGTAACTGAAGCGGTAACCTTACACAATATAACCGATTTTATCGACTACTCTCTGATAGACGACACAACGGGAATTGCACCCCAAGAAGCGCTCAGAATAGCAGCGCTTTTAGGTGTCGACAGCGAACTATTAGAGAGGGCAAAAGCCGAAGTACAAAAAGGAAGTTAA
- a CDS encoding CoA transferase subunit A, with amino-acid sequence MEKLITISEAAAKIKDGMTVMIGGFMAVGTPNRIVDAIVASGVKDLTVICNDTAFPDQGLGKLIVNKQVKKVITSHIGTNPVTIDQMNAGELIVEFCPQGTLAERVRAGGAGLGGVLTPTGLGTTVAEGKQVISIDGKDFLLEKPLKADVALIGASTGDKNGNLTYRGTSQNFNPLMATAAEMVIAEVGELMELGDIAPENVRTPSIFVDYIVS; translated from the coding sequence ATGGAGAAGCTGATCACAATATCAGAGGCTGCCGCTAAAATTAAGGACGGAATGACTGTCATGATCGGGGGATTTATGGCAGTAGGCACACCCAACCGCATTGTAGATGCGATTGTGGCATCAGGGGTTAAAGACTTAACCGTAATATGTAACGATACGGCCTTCCCCGACCAAGGGCTAGGAAAGCTGATCGTTAACAAGCAGGTAAAAAAGGTTATCACCTCGCATATTGGTACCAACCCGGTAACCATCGACCAGATGAACGCTGGCGAGCTAATCGTTGAATTTTGCCCACAGGGTACCCTTGCCGAGCGCGTACGCGCGGGCGGTGCCGGACTAGGCGGCGTGCTTACCCCTACCGGCTTAGGCACCACCGTGGCCGAAGGCAAGCAGGTTATCAGCATCGACGGGAAGGACTTTCTGCTCGAAAAGCCGCTTAAGGCCGACGTGGCCCTTATCGGCGCCAGCACCGGCGACAAAAACGGCAACCTAACCTACCGCGGTACCTCGCAAAACTTCAACCCGCTTATGGCTACCGCCGCCGAGATGGTGATTGCCGAGGTGGGCGAGCTGATGGAGCTGGGCGATATTGCACCAGAAAACGTGCGCACCCCATCCATCTTTGTAGACTACATTGTAAGCTAA
- a CDS encoding L-erythro-3,5-diaminohexanoate dehydrogenase has translation MKKGNKYGTHRVIEPKGVLPQPANRLDNNMDEIYDNEILIDVKTLNIDSASFTQIEEQAQGDEKKIAEIMFGIVEKQGKHRNPVTGSGGMLLGVVEKIGSALEGKIDLKVGDKIATLVSLSLTPLRIDKIKEIRKDIDQVDIEGKAILFESGIYAKIPADMPEKLVLSALDVAGAPAQTAKLVKPGDTVLIIGAGGKSGMLCCYEAKKRAGVTGKVIGLCHSEKSTKRLQDLGFCDYVFQADATMPVPILEKIEELTNGEMCDVTINNVNITDTEMTSILCTKDTGVVYFFSMATSFTKAALGAEGVGSDVTMIVGNGYTRGHAEITLALLRESEKLRNIFTELYA, from the coding sequence ATGAAAAAGGGTAACAAGTACGGTACACACCGGGTGATAGAGCCAAAAGGCGTTCTACCACAACCAGCCAACAGGCTAGACAACAATATGGACGAAATTTACGACAACGAAATCCTTATTGATGTCAAGACGCTAAACATAGACTCGGCCAGCTTTACTCAAATAGAGGAGCAAGCCCAAGGCGACGAGAAAAAAATTGCCGAAATCATGTTTGGCATCGTCGAAAAGCAAGGCAAGCACCGCAACCCGGTAACGGGGTCGGGAGGTATGCTGCTGGGCGTGGTAGAAAAGATAGGCTCTGCACTCGAAGGTAAAATAGACCTTAAGGTTGGCGACAAGATTGCCACCCTGGTATCGCTATCGCTTACCCCGCTTCGTATAGATAAGATTAAAGAGATCCGCAAGGATATCGACCAGGTAGATATTGAGGGAAAAGCAATTCTCTTTGAAAGCGGAATTTACGCTAAAATTCCGGCTGACATGCCAGAGAAGCTCGTTCTTTCGGCGTTAGACGTAGCAGGAGCTCCAGCCCAAACCGCCAAGCTCGTAAAGCCCGGCGACACCGTGCTGATAATTGGTGCTGGCGGAAAATCGGGCATGCTATGCTGCTACGAAGCCAAGAAAAGAGCGGGCGTAACCGGAAAGGTAATTGGCTTATGCCACAGCGAAAAGAGTACCAAACGTCTGCAAGATTTAGGTTTCTGCGACTACGTATTCCAAGCTGATGCCACCATGCCTGTTCCCATCTTAGAGAAGATAGAAGAGCTAACCAACGGTGAGATGTGCGACGTTACCATCAATAACGTGAACATTACCGACACCGAAATGACCTCCATTCTTTGCACAAAAGATACGGGCGTAGTTTACTTCTTCTCGATGGCAACCAGCTTTACCAAGGCAGCCCTTGGTGCCGAAGGCGTAGGTAGCGACGTAACCATGATTGTAGGCAACGGCTACACCCGTGGTCACGCAGAGATTACCCTAGCGCTACTTCGCGAAAGTGAAAAGCTCCGCAACATCTTTACCGAACTATACGCTTAG
- a CDS encoding 3-keto-5-aminohexanoate cleavage protein, giving the protein MEKLIITAAISGAEVTKEMNPAVPYTIEEFVREAGLAYEAGASIIHLHVRYDDGTPTQDKERFRVVMEAIKAKYPDVIIQPSTGGAVGMSDDERLQPTELRPEMATLDCGTLNFGGDEVFTNTENTIKYFGKKMIELGIKPELEVFDKSMIDMALRLGQKGYIQSPMHFDLVMGVNGGISGTLRDFVFMRGSLPSDATYTVAGVGRYEFSLAAAAIIDGGHVRVGLEDNVYISKGVLTKSNGELVEKVVRLAKELGREVATPAETRRILGLTK; this is encoded by the coding sequence ATGGAAAAACTAATTATTACAGCTGCTATTTCGGGTGCAGAGGTTACCAAGGAGATGAATCCTGCCGTTCCCTACACCATTGAGGAGTTTGTTCGCGAAGCAGGCTTAGCTTACGAAGCTGGAGCAAGCATCATCCACCTACACGTTAGGTACGATGATGGTACCCCCACTCAAGACAAAGAGCGCTTCAGAGTGGTTATGGAAGCCATTAAGGCCAAGTACCCCGATGTAATTATACAGCCATCAACCGGAGGTGCCGTTGGCATGAGCGACGATGAGCGCCTGCAGCCAACCGAGCTAAGACCAGAAATGGCCACCCTAGACTGCGGTACGCTAAACTTTGGCGGCGATGAGGTATTTACCAACACCGAAAATACCATTAAGTACTTTGGCAAAAAGATGATTGAGCTAGGCATCAAGCCCGAGCTCGAGGTTTTTGACAAGAGCATGATTGATATGGCGCTTCGCCTTGGGCAAAAGGGCTACATCCAATCGCCTATGCACTTCGACTTGGTGATGGGCGTAAACGGAGGTATCTCGGGAACCCTTCGCGATTTTGTGTTTATGCGCGGCAGCCTTCCTAGCGATGCCACCTACACCGTTGCCGGTGTTGGCCGCTACGAGTTTTCGCTGGCAGCAGCAGCCATCATCGACGGTGGGCACGTTCGTGTAGGGTTGGAAGACAACGTCTACATCTCGAAGGGTGTGCTAACCAAATCGAATGGCGAGCTGGTTGAGAAGGTAGTACGCCTGGCCAAAGAGCTAGGACGCGAAGTTGCCACCCCAGCAGAAACACGCCGAATTTTAGGACTTACAAAATAG
- the ablA gene encoding lysine 2,3-aminomutase: protein MSKSKRKEFFPEVSDEQWNDWRWQVRNRIETLDELKKFVKLTPNEEEGIRKALEKFRMAITPYYFSLINWEDPYDPIRRQAVPILDETHTSSADLLDPLHEDEDSPVPGLTHRYPDRVLFLITDMCAMYCRHCTRRRFAGQNDCSTPESNIDKGIEYIANTPQVRDVVLSGGDALLISDEMLESIVKRLRAIPHVEIIRIGTRTPVVLPQRITDNLVNTLRKYHPIWINTHFNHSNEITEESAEACRKLADGGFPLGNQSVLLRGVNDCVHVMKNLVHNLVKMRVRPYYIYQCDLSMGLEHFRTSVSKGIEIIENLRGHTSGLAVPTFVVDAPGGGGKTPVMPQYVISQAPSKVVLRNFEGVITTYTEPDDYHNVCHCEECEKERHEQGEGVASLLQGDKLSLEPSVLARKERHKHKDQK from the coding sequence ATGTCTAAAAGCAAACGGAAGGAATTCTTCCCAGAAGTTTCCGACGAACAATGGAACGACTGGAGATGGCAGGTTCGGAATAGAATCGAAACCCTTGATGAACTTAAAAAGTTCGTAAAACTTACTCCAAACGAGGAGGAAGGTATTCGTAAAGCACTCGAAAAGTTTAGAATGGCCATTACGCCCTACTACTTTTCTTTAATTAACTGGGAGGATCCATACGATCCTATTCGCCGTCAGGCTGTGCCTATCCTCGACGAAACGCACACATCATCGGCTGACTTGTTGGATCCACTACACGAAGATGAGGATTCTCCAGTACCAGGATTAACACACCGCTATCCAGACCGCGTGCTATTCCTTATTACAGACATGTGCGCCATGTACTGCCGCCACTGTACCCGTCGCCGCTTTGCTGGACAAAACGACTGTTCGACTCCAGAAAGCAATATCGACAAAGGAATTGAGTACATCGCAAACACGCCACAAGTACGCGACGTTGTGCTTTCGGGTGGCGACGCGCTTCTGATTAGCGACGAAATGCTAGAATCAATCGTAAAGCGTCTTCGCGCGATTCCTCATGTCGAAATTATCCGTATTGGAACCCGCACGCCGGTTGTTCTACCTCAACGTATAACCGACAATTTGGTAAATACGCTTCGTAAGTACCATCCTATTTGGATTAACACGCACTTCAACCACTCTAACGAAATAACTGAAGAGTCGGCAGAAGCATGCCGTAAGCTGGCTGACGGAGGTTTCCCTCTAGGCAACCAATCGGTGCTGCTACGTGGTGTAAACGACTGCGTACACGTAATGAAAAACTTGGTTCATAACCTCGTTAAGATGCGTGTTCGCCCATACTACATCTACCAATGCGACCTTTCGATGGGATTAGAACACTTCCGTACTAGCGTATCGAAGGGTATCGAAATCATTGAAAACTTAAGAGGACATACCTCGGGGCTAGCAGTTCCTACCTTTGTTGTTGATGCGCCTGGTGGCGGTGGAAAAACTCCAGTTATGCCGCAGTATGTAATCTCGCAGGCTCCCTCTAAGGTAGTACTTCGTAACTTCGAAGGGGTAATCACCACCTATACCGAACCAGACGACTACCACAACGTATGCCACTGCGAGGAATGCGAAAAGGAACGTCACGAGCAAGGAGAAGGTGTTGCTTCGCTACTTCAGGGCGACAAGCTTTCGCTAGAACCTAGCGTTCTTGCACGTAAGGAGCGCCATAAGCACAAAGATCAAAAGTAA